One Thermofilum pendens Hrk 5 DNA segment encodes these proteins:
- a CDS encoding NADH-quinone oxidoreductase subunit L, whose protein sequence is MREALLLAWLSPYVGTLAVLLANRYSWRVKSAISILSILVSALTSTYAAAEFLSSKEPIHLQYTWVGSLGVTVGVFFDGLSTLMALVVSWLCFLIAVYSYEYMRGEVGETRYWLFFTFFVGSMMLLVLSDNLVSLFVGWEGTGLASYALIGHWFTDEEERMVGDYGRRALGVPMWSEPSHSGLRAIVFTRLGDVGMVVGIATLHTLLGTTLIPAVAQASWASELFARGVLPAFLWLLFLGALAKSAQFPFHEWLVTAMTGPTSVSALIHAATMVKAGVYFALRFAPILVAAYLALEPVGGSAVVQGFLGGLALLGAFTAFMMATMAVVSRELKLVLAFSTASQLGYMFLGVAAGTLAAGAVGGLYAGFSHLMSHAVFKASLFLAAGAVIHAVHSRFIDDMGGLSKDMPLTAAAFLLAALSLAGVPPFAGFWTKDEVIHASIEAGLALPATLAVVTAALTAAYTARVFSRVFLGKAHHEGHEPGVFMVAPYLLLGLASLGLGLAWPYASRGIEEALSHSVGGELSLHTAEAKGAGWVLEATVTLVLVVFAATLYLYAARGVTPYQDVKGTVLEKVHAFLYDRWYLNAVYYRVVVGGFRRASSSASKYVDGLLVDGFYHKALPRLFQGLVFISSRYVESNWDKALHVHLVDAFRGLWASFRRMQTGKAPTYLVYLWVGLAALILALAIAGWLP, encoded by the coding sequence GTGAGAGAAGCCTTACTGCTCGCCTGGCTCTCACCCTATGTTGGGACCCTGGCGGTCCTGCTCGCCAACAGGTACTCGTGGAGGGTTAAGTCCGCGATATCCATACTCTCCATACTGGTCTCGGCCTTAACGTCCACGTATGCCGCCGCGGAGTTCCTGTCCTCGAAGGAGCCCATACACCTGCAGTACACGTGGGTCGGCTCCCTAGGCGTGACCGTGGGGGTCTTCTTCGACGGGCTCTCGACGCTCATGGCCCTCGTCGTGTCCTGGCTCTGCTTCCTGATCGCCGTTTACAGCTACGAGTACATGAGAGGGGAGGTCGGCGAGACGCGGTACTGGCTGTTCTTCACGTTCTTCGTGGGGAGCATGATGCTACTCGTGCTCTCCGACAACCTGGTATCCCTCTTCGTAGGATGGGAGGGCACCGGCCTCGCGAGCTACGCGCTCATAGGGCACTGGTTCACAGACGAGGAGGAGCGCATGGTGGGCGACTACGGTAGGAGGGCCCTGGGCGTACCGATGTGGTCCGAGCCAAGCCACTCCGGGCTGAGGGCCATAGTCTTCACGAGGCTCGGAGACGTCGGAATGGTTGTAGGCATAGCCACGCTACACACGTTGCTAGGCACGACGCTGATACCGGCGGTGGCGCAGGCCTCGTGGGCCTCCGAGCTCTTCGCCAGGGGCGTGCTACCGGCGTTCCTGTGGCTCCTGTTCCTGGGGGCCCTCGCGAAGAGCGCGCAGTTCCCGTTCCACGAGTGGCTCGTGACGGCGATGACGGGCCCGACCTCTGTGAGCGCGTTGATACACGCAGCCACGATGGTAAAGGCGGGGGTCTACTTCGCCCTGAGGTTTGCGCCCATACTCGTAGCCGCCTATCTAGCCCTGGAGCCCGTAGGGGGCTCCGCGGTGGTGCAGGGGTTCCTCGGAGGCCTAGCCTTGCTGGGCGCGTTCACCGCGTTCATGATGGCCACGATGGCCGTTGTAAGCAGGGAGCTTAAACTCGTACTAGCCTTCTCGACTGCCAGCCAGCTCGGCTACATGTTCCTGGGCGTGGCGGCGGGTACGCTGGCCGCGGGCGCGGTCGGCGGGCTCTACGCGGGCTTCTCGCATCTCATGAGCCACGCTGTCTTCAAGGCTTCCCTGTTCCTGGCGGCAGGCGCCGTGATACACGCCGTTCACTCGAGGTTCATCGACGACATGGGCGGGCTCTCGAAGGACATGCCGCTGACAGCCGCCGCCTTCCTGCTCGCCGCCCTCAGCCTAGCCGGAGTCCCTCCGTTCGCGGGGTTCTGGACAAAGGACGAGGTGATACACGCGTCTATAGAGGCGGGGCTCGCCCTGCCGGCAACGCTGGCCGTAGTCACCGCCGCCCTCACGGCGGCCTATACCGCGAGGGTTTTCTCGAGGGTTTTCCTCGGCAAAGCCCACCACGAGGGACACGAGCCGGGGGTGTTCATGGTGGCTCCCTACCTGTTGCTCGGGCTCGCGAGCCTCGGCCTCGGGCTGGCTTGGCCCTACGCTTCGAGGGGCATCGAGGAGGCGTTATCCCACAGCGTTGGCGGCGAGCTGAGCCTTCACACCGCGGAGGCCAAAGGAGCCGGCTGGGTGCTTGAAGCCACGGTAACGCTGGTACTGGTTGTCTTCGCGGCAACTCTGTACCTCTACGCCGCGAGGGGAGTAACCCCCTACCAGGACGTAAAGGGCACTGTGCTCGAAAAGGTGCACGCATTCCTGTACGACCGCTGGTACCTGAACGCGGTTTACTACAGGGTCGTCGTGGGAGGCTTCCGGCGTGCGTCGTCCTCCGCGAGCAAGTACGTGGACGGCCTGCTCGTGGACGGCTTCTACCACAAAGCCCTGCCTAGGCTCTTCCAGGGCCTGGTGTTCATCAGCTCCAGGTACGTCGAGTCGAACTGGGACAAGGCTCTGCACGTCCACCTCGTCGACGCGTTCAGAGGCCTGTGGGCGTCTTTCAGGAGGATGCAGACAGGCAAGGCTCCAACGTACCTCGTGTACCTCTGGGTAGGGCTCGCCGCCCTCATACTCGCTCTCGCGATTGCGGGGTGGTTGCCGTGA
- a CDS encoding NADH-quinone oxidoreductase subunit N, producing MNPAQTVTAATGLLAAVAALSPYFKGKTRQLLALTLLDVALAALAELHVIFSGGLSQGELLADRYAALLALVFLLDLSIVLLGSSSTVAQYEEGNALIGAVALAAAGLLGISVSGTVPLLLVSWVLVSAASYASIALPRDKYSASGASKYGLMSLASSMLLLTALGLASFNSPSLSLPSVVPAGREVAALALAFTVASVGFKAGAFPFHAWLPDTYGVSDPYPVSIVAPLSKGAVLLAFYKVSAILAPEARQEWLWIVGLIALLTMTYGNITALLQRGFQGLLAYSSIAHAGYLLVGVAALSSQQAAPTALYGLVLQLAAYSFAKTGLFLLARLARAREGPPVALDDLRGLSTVDKPLAASATILVLSLMGMPPLAGFWGKLFIFLAAVGPAPWLTAVALINTGIAAAYYARIIKAVYFEPGKPHLYADRGLKVVIVVTAAASLLAGLVPLVLPPA from the coding sequence GTGAACCCTGCGCAGACGGTAACAGCGGCGACGGGGTTGCTGGCCGCCGTAGCCGCTCTCTCGCCGTACTTCAAGGGGAAGACTAGGCAGTTGCTCGCCTTAACTCTGCTCGACGTCGCGCTCGCCGCTCTCGCAGAGCTCCACGTGATCTTCTCGGGCGGCCTAAGTCAGGGGGAGCTCCTAGCGGATAGGTACGCCGCGTTGCTGGCGCTGGTATTCCTCCTCGACCTCTCGATAGTCCTTCTGGGATCGTCGTCCACGGTAGCCCAGTACGAGGAAGGCAACGCGCTGATCGGAGCGGTAGCGCTGGCGGCCGCCGGGCTCCTCGGGATTAGCGTCTCGGGCACGGTGCCGCTCCTCCTCGTATCGTGGGTCCTCGTGTCAGCCGCTAGCTACGCGTCCATAGCCCTGCCCAGGGACAAGTACTCCGCCTCCGGCGCCTCCAAGTACGGCCTGATGAGCCTCGCCTCGTCCATGCTGCTCCTAACGGCCCTCGGCCTCGCATCGTTCAACAGCCCGTCCCTAAGCCTACCGAGCGTGGTTCCCGCCGGGCGCGAGGTGGCGGCCCTCGCCCTAGCGTTCACCGTGGCATCGGTTGGCTTCAAGGCGGGCGCCTTCCCCTTCCACGCGTGGCTGCCGGACACGTACGGGGTATCCGACCCCTACCCCGTCTCGATCGTGGCTCCCCTATCCAAGGGCGCCGTGCTACTAGCGTTCTATAAGGTCTCTGCCATCCTGGCCCCCGAGGCGCGCCAAGAGTGGCTTTGGATCGTGGGGCTGATAGCGCTACTCACGATGACTTACGGCAACATAACGGCGCTCCTCCAGAGGGGGTTCCAGGGGCTACTCGCCTACAGCAGCATCGCGCACGCAGGCTACCTCCTCGTCGGAGTAGCCGCGCTATCCTCGCAGCAAGCCGCGCCGACAGCTCTCTACGGCCTCGTGTTACAGCTAGCCGCGTACTCCTTCGCCAAGACGGGGCTATTCCTACTGGCACGGCTGGCGAGAGCCCGGGAAGGCCCCCCAGTCGCGCTCGACGACCTCAGAGGCTTATCCACCGTCGATAAGCCCCTAGCGGCGTCCGCGACGATACTAGTCCTAAGCCTCATGGGGATGCCGCCGCTCGCCGGCTTCTGGGGCAAGCTGTTCATCTTTCTCGCGGCCGTAGGCCCGGCGCCCTGGCTCACCGCGGTTGCGCTGATAAACACGGGTATAGCCGCCGCCTACTACGCGAGGATAATAAAGGCGGTGTACTTCGAGCCGGGGAAGCCCCACCTCTACGCGGACAGGGGCCTGAAAGTCGTCATCGTGGTCACCGCGGCCGCGAGCCTCCTCGCGGGTCTTGTCCCTCTAGTGCTCCCCCCAGCCTGA